From a region of the Tenggerimyces flavus genome:
- a CDS encoding dihydrofolate reductase family protein — MSTAVLDMSMSLDGYISTPDDFLGGDDGERLHKWAAPESDEVTQQFVTEWNSAGAVLTGRRTAELMDHWGGSHGGMPIFVVSHRPPGPAARWGYPLVTYVTDGIVSAMAQAKAAAEGRDVQVRGANVAQRALEAGVLDEIQIHQIPVLLGRGHRLFELLPAEIELELLRVIDTPAATHLRYRVHR; from the coding sequence GTGTCCACAGCAGTGCTCGACATGTCCATGTCCCTCGACGGGTACATCTCCACACCCGACGACTTCCTCGGCGGGGACGACGGCGAACGGCTGCACAAGTGGGCCGCACCGGAGTCGGATGAGGTGACCCAGCAGTTCGTGACCGAGTGGAACTCCGCCGGCGCGGTCCTCACGGGACGGCGCACCGCGGAGCTGATGGACCACTGGGGCGGCAGTCACGGTGGCATGCCGATCTTCGTGGTCAGCCACCGCCCGCCCGGCCCCGCCGCTCGGTGGGGCTATCCGTTGGTCACCTACGTCACCGACGGGATCGTCAGCGCCATGGCGCAGGCGAAGGCCGCGGCCGAGGGCAGGGACGTGCAGGTACGGGGCGCGAACGTGGCCCAACGTGCGCTCGAGGCTGGCGTGCTGGACGAGATCCAGATCCACCAGATCCCGGTCCTGCTCGGCCGTGGCCACCGCCTGTTCGAGCTCCTGCCGGCGGAGATCGAGCTGGAGCTCCTCCGCGTGATCGACACACCGGCCGCCACCCATCTCCGCTACCGCGTCCACCGCTGA
- a CDS encoding AraC family transcriptional regulator, translating to MARDHEGPSTPHRLSIENDNRPSSSPYIERVYRSEGIIAPTRMHSIASPHWELAFAEVRGHVHVAVRGPETKPTSVRVDPDGSWFGIVFAHGTAMPHLPVDRLVDSAVPAPYATSTTFVLRGEEWERPTYDNAEDLVTRLVRTGVLVIDPLVADVLAGDDAPRLGARSVQRRVVAATGLTQGAIRQISRARQAAVLLGEGVAPLNVAHRLGYFDQPHLARSLTRFIGRTATSLRQPTPAEPLSLLYKTAHRPTP from the coding sequence ATGGCGCGCGACCACGAGGGCCCCTCGACACCTCATCGACTGTCGATCGAGAACGACAATCGCCCGTCGAGCTCGCCCTACATTGAGCGCGTCTACCGCAGCGAGGGCATCATCGCGCCGACTCGGATGCACTCGATCGCAAGCCCACACTGGGAGCTGGCTTTCGCCGAGGTCCGCGGACACGTTCACGTCGCCGTCCGGGGGCCGGAGACGAAGCCGACCTCGGTACGGGTCGACCCCGACGGGTCCTGGTTCGGGATCGTCTTCGCCCATGGCACGGCGATGCCACATCTGCCGGTCGATCGCCTGGTCGACTCTGCCGTACCGGCGCCGTACGCGACCTCGACCACGTTCGTACTCCGCGGGGAGGAGTGGGAGAGGCCGACGTACGACAACGCCGAGGATCTGGTGACGCGGCTCGTGCGTACGGGCGTCCTGGTCATCGATCCGCTCGTCGCCGACGTCCTCGCCGGCGACGATGCCCCGCGGCTGGGCGCACGTTCGGTGCAGCGCCGGGTGGTGGCCGCGACCGGGCTGACCCAGGGGGCGATCCGCCAGATCAGCCGTGCACGACAGGCAGCCGTCCTGCTCGGTGAAGGCGTCGCGCCGCTGAACGTCGCACACCGGCTGGGGTACTTCGACCAGCCGCACCTGGCGCGATCGCTCACCCGCTTCATCGGCCGGACGGCGACAAGTCTGCGGCAGCCGACCCCGGCGGAGCCGCTGTCGCTTCTGTACAAGACCGCCCACCGACCCACTCCGTAG
- a CDS encoding YkvA family protein, giving the protein MPTWLGIIVGIVAGVLLCWLVLVAVMWVAKPSGPMLTEALRLLPDLLRLLKRLAGDKTLPRGVRIRLVLLMVYLASPIDLIPDFVPILGYADDAVIVTLVLRSVVRRAGLAAIERHWPGTSDGLAVLLRLTGLKAAP; this is encoded by the coding sequence ATGCCGACCTGGCTGGGAATCATCGTCGGGATCGTCGCCGGGGTGCTGCTGTGCTGGCTGGTGCTGGTGGCGGTGATGTGGGTCGCGAAGCCGTCCGGTCCGATGCTGACGGAAGCGCTCCGGCTTCTCCCCGACCTGCTCCGGCTGCTGAAGCGGCTCGCCGGCGACAAGACCCTGCCCCGCGGTGTCCGCATCCGGCTCGTCCTGCTGATGGTCTACCTGGCCAGCCCCATCGACCTGATCCCGGACTTCGTCCCGATCCTCGGGTACGCCGACGACGCGGTCATCGTCACCCTGGTCCTGCGCTCCGTCGTCCGCCGTGCCGGCCTCGCCGCGATCGAGCGACACTGGCCTGGCACGTCCGATGGACTCGCCGTCCTCCTGCGTCTCACCGGACTGAAGGCTGCACCGTGA
- a CDS encoding VOC family protein: MTVRYQLVIDCANADLLARFWAAALGYEFAPAPEGFASWDDYWREVGVPEEELGAGEDRIVDPSGGGPRIWFQVVPERKTIKNRLHLDIHAGGGREVPLATRRERVDAEVRRLTELGATAVRVLQQEGLDHYAVAMRDPEGNEFDVN; the protein is encoded by the coding sequence GTGACTGTCAGGTATCAGCTCGTGATCGACTGCGCGAATGCCGATCTGCTCGCGCGCTTCTGGGCTGCCGCGCTGGGGTATGAGTTCGCGCCGGCGCCGGAGGGGTTTGCGTCGTGGGATGACTACTGGCGCGAGGTGGGGGTGCCCGAGGAGGAGCTCGGGGCCGGTGAGGACCGCATCGTCGACCCCAGCGGTGGTGGGCCGCGGATCTGGTTCCAGGTCGTTCCGGAACGCAAGACGATCAAGAACCGGCTCCACCTCGACATCCACGCCGGCGGTGGGCGCGAGGTTCCGCTCGCCACGCGGCGGGAACGGGTCGACGCCGAGGTGCGGCGGCTGACCGAGCTCGGCGCCACCGCCGTTCGGGTGCTGCAGCAGGAAGGCCTCGACCACTACGCCGTGGCTATGAGAGATCCGGAGGGCAACGAGTTCGACGTCAACTAA
- a CDS encoding peptidase inhibitor family I36 protein yields the protein MRQRIAALLGTFVAVIAGLIAFSVPAHAANENGHCETGEMCMWQNTWHSAGVYDSFYSIANLTTKVFIRNCGTDCSVDDNVSSLRNYDAGKYVRTWQHANFSGGLFTRKWANGPDELDAAMDLTIDKFNNGLVVNDKITSFCFVYETSPHRQCRGISR from the coding sequence ATGAGACAACGCATTGCGGCTCTCCTCGGCACGTTCGTCGCGGTGATCGCCGGGCTGATCGCGTTCTCCGTTCCCGCGCACGCCGCGAACGAGAACGGCCACTGCGAGACGGGCGAGATGTGCATGTGGCAGAACACCTGGCACTCGGCCGGTGTCTACGACTCCTTCTACAGCATTGCGAACCTCACCACGAAGGTGTTCATCCGGAACTGCGGGACCGACTGCAGTGTGGACGACAACGTGAGCTCGCTCCGGAACTACGACGCCGGCAAGTACGTCCGGACCTGGCAGCACGCGAACTTCAGCGGCGGCCTGTTCACCCGCAAGTGGGCGAACGGACCCGACGAGCTCGATGCGGCGATGGACCTCACGATCGACAAGTTCAACAACGGGTTGGTGGTCAACGACAAGATCACCTCGTTCTGCTTCGTCTATGAGACCAGCCCACACCGACAGTGCCGAGGCATCTCGCGGTGA
- a CDS encoding alpha/beta fold hydrolase yields the protein MTTDTSPAETQEAPADPKKRTKRRRWPVVLLAIVAVLSTTGLVAMLAMGGPSLGYFRTPEGRATYVSAYETAMKTMPAPTATRDLTTTFGTVRAYAWVNDKPVDDTPVVLLPGRASGVPMWGTNLPDFAAHRTVYAFDAVGDSGLSEQTLPLRDMDDNARWVDEALAALKLDQVHLVGHSQGGGLAAAVAVRHPERIASLTMLDPIMTLGTIPLWAFGWTALASLPGIPKSWRDHALNKIGGVEDEEVDPNDPMARMIAAGTEHFSSGSLPTPSPLTDAQLKGLPMPVYVALASDKSLAGGGAAEKAELIPDAQVKVWPNTTHSLPMQAGKPLDAELESFWAAHRP from the coding sequence ATGACCACGGACACTTCGCCGGCCGAGACCCAGGAAGCGCCGGCCGACCCGAAGAAGCGGACGAAGCGGCGCCGCTGGCCGGTCGTGTTGCTGGCCATCGTGGCGGTGCTCTCCACGACCGGATTGGTGGCGATGCTGGCGATGGGCGGACCGAGCCTCGGCTACTTCCGTACGCCCGAGGGCCGCGCGACGTACGTCTCCGCGTACGAGACGGCGATGAAGACCATGCCCGCGCCCACCGCCACGCGCGATCTCACCACGACGTTCGGGACCGTGCGCGCCTATGCGTGGGTCAACGACAAGCCCGTCGACGACACCCCGGTCGTCCTGCTGCCCGGTCGGGCCAGCGGCGTGCCGATGTGGGGCACCAACCTGCCGGACTTCGCCGCCCACCGCACCGTGTACGCGTTCGACGCCGTCGGCGACAGTGGACTGTCGGAGCAGACGCTCCCGCTCCGCGACATGGACGACAACGCTCGCTGGGTCGACGAAGCTCTGGCCGCGTTGAAACTCGACCAGGTGCACCTGGTGGGGCACTCGCAGGGTGGCGGCCTGGCCGCGGCGGTGGCCGTACGCCACCCCGAGCGGATCGCCAGCCTCACCATGCTGGACCCGATCATGACGCTGGGGACGATCCCGCTGTGGGCCTTCGGTTGGACCGCGCTCGCGTCCCTGCCGGGCATCCCGAAGTCGTGGCGCGACCACGCACTGAACAAGATCGGCGGCGTCGAGGACGAAGAGGTCGACCCGAACGACCCGATGGCCCGGATGATCGCCGCCGGGACCGAGCACTTCTCGTCCGGGAGCCTCCCGACGCCGAGCCCGCTGACCGACGCCCAGCTGAAGGGCCTGCCGATGCCGGTGTACGTGGCGCTGGCGAGCGACAAGTCGCTGGCCGGCGGCGGCGCGGCCGAGAAGGCTGAGCTGATCCCGGACGCGCAGGTCAAGGTGTGGCCGAACACGACGCACTCCCTGCCCATGCAGGCCGGCAAGCCGCTCGACGCCGAGCTCGAGTCGTTCTGGGCCGCACATCGCCCGTAG
- a CDS encoding TetR/AcrR family transcriptional regulator, translating to MPKIVDHEQRHEEIVRALWQVIAEHGIEGVSLRVVAQAAGVSIGRIQHYFASREALVLAGLTRLIDQAVGAYQGTSDAPPRDRLFHVLSQQVPRTEPGRMGVAVWYAYLATAITDTRIRQILAEALRVGETECAAHVRAMREVGAAEALAVSRRLLALSDGLTLRVLAGGLDADEAIAVLHAEVDAL from the coding sequence ATGCCCAAGATCGTCGACCACGAGCAGCGCCACGAGGAGATCGTCCGTGCGCTCTGGCAGGTGATCGCCGAGCACGGCATCGAAGGGGTCAGCCTGCGCGTGGTGGCGCAGGCCGCGGGCGTGTCGATCGGCCGGATCCAGCACTACTTCGCGAGCCGGGAGGCCCTCGTCCTCGCCGGGCTCACCCGGCTGATCGACCAGGCCGTCGGCGCCTACCAGGGAACGTCGGACGCTCCGCCGCGCGACCGGCTCTTCCACGTCCTGTCCCAGCAGGTGCCGCGCACCGAGCCCGGGCGCATGGGCGTGGCGGTCTGGTACGCCTACCTCGCCACCGCGATCACCGACACCCGCATCCGCCAGATCCTCGCCGAGGCGCTGCGCGTCGGCGAGACCGAATGCGCAGCCCACGTACGAGCCATGCGCGAGGTCGGCGCCGCCGAGGCGCTCGCCGTGTCGCGACGCCTGCTCGCGCTCTCCGACGGCCTGACCCTGCGCGTGTTGGCAGGCGGGCTCGACGCCGACGAGGCGATCGCCGTTCTGCACGCCGAAGTCGACGCCCTCTGA
- a CDS encoding ArsR/SmtB family transcription factor translates to MAMDRTVSTVTPAAALFRSLADETRLRILQRLAGGEVRVVDLTAELGLAQSTVSKHLACLRDCGLVDYRTEGRQSFYALTQPELMDLLVAAERVLDATGHAVALCPTYGRA, encoded by the coding sequence ATGGCGATGGATCGGACCGTGTCCACCGTGACTCCCGCGGCCGCGTTGTTCCGGTCGTTGGCCGACGAGACCAGGTTGCGGATCCTGCAGCGGCTCGCCGGCGGGGAGGTACGGGTCGTCGACCTGACCGCGGAGCTGGGGTTGGCGCAGTCGACGGTGTCGAAGCACCTGGCGTGCCTGCGGGACTGCGGGCTGGTCGACTACCGGACCGAGGGACGCCAGTCGTTCTACGCGCTGACCCAGCCGGAGCTGATGGACCTGCTGGTCGCGGCCGAGCGGGTGCTGGACGCCACCGGTCACGCCGTCGCGCTGTGTCCCACGTACGGCCGCGCCTGA
- a CDS encoding cation diffusion facilitator family transporter, giving the protein MALWTKQLPVATTLERRTVLARRVRWLVAATISYNVVEAVVAISAGTIASSTALIGFGLDSVVEVSSAAAVAWQFSARDHAVREAREQRALRIIAVSFFALAAYVTFESIRSLLTGGEAEHSTVGLVLAALSLAVMPGLSYAQRRAGRQLGSASAVADSKQTLLCTYLSVVLLVGLGLNSLFGWSWADPLAALVIAGVAVKEGIEAWRGDTCCDLPVTVSTEILVQGTSTCGCVDGCDC; this is encoded by the coding sequence ATGGCGCTCTGGACGAAGCAGCTGCCCGTCGCCACCACGCTGGAGCGGCGAACGGTGCTGGCGCGGCGGGTGCGGTGGTTGGTCGCCGCGACGATCTCCTACAACGTGGTCGAGGCCGTGGTGGCCATCAGCGCGGGCACGATCGCGTCGTCGACCGCGCTGATCGGGTTCGGGCTCGACTCGGTGGTCGAGGTGTCGTCGGCGGCCGCGGTGGCGTGGCAGTTCTCCGCCCGTGACCACGCCGTACGGGAGGCCCGCGAGCAACGGGCGTTGAGGATCATCGCGGTCTCGTTCTTCGCGCTCGCCGCGTACGTGACCTTCGAGTCGATCCGGTCGCTGCTGACCGGCGGCGAGGCCGAGCACTCCACGGTGGGCCTGGTGCTGGCGGCGCTGTCGCTGGCGGTCATGCCCGGACTCTCCTACGCCCAACGTCGCGCCGGGCGGCAGCTCGGATCCGCCAGCGCGGTGGCCGACTCCAAACAGACGCTGCTGTGCACGTACCTGTCCGTGGTGCTGCTGGTCGGGCTCGGGCTGAACAGCCTGTTCGGCTGGAGCTGGGCCGACCCGCTGGCCGCCCTGGTGATCGCCGGCGTCGCGGTCAAGGAGGGCATCGAGGCGTGGCGAGGCGACACCTGCTGCGATCTCCCCGTCACCGTCTCCACCGAGATCCTCGTCCAAGGGACGAGCACCTGCGGGTGTGTGGACGGCTGCGACTGCTAG
- a CDS encoding helix-turn-helix transcriptional regulator, with product MWEVLGLDRQMRETYRMLLREQECTAADVSDRLGLSWNQAEDALDRLAAAGLAVAVPDAPHRIVPVDPQRSFGPLLARRQAEVAARQQELARTQEAVLTLVAAFSTREPHSPPAPPRFCTGVAEVCEQIEALVLAAQATVVTVLPSPAWDLALTVRSDPVEQAIDRGVAVRVLYPDAVRSDPAALGQAKWLLAAGGVVRVGGALPPTMIIIDGRVVIVPADGEVPTALVVYNRPLARALATLFDVAWQDAYPVQAAPAPDPSTGLSNAERCLLRLLGKGMTDASAARQLGVSLRTVRRMMAEIMARLGARSRFEAGIRAAERGWIGSAPRPLPHQPAAHAVSSRPRQAVTPVIMSS from the coding sequence ATGTGGGAAGTGCTCGGACTTGACCGGCAGATGCGCGAGACGTACCGGATGCTGCTCCGCGAACAAGAGTGCACGGCCGCAGACGTCTCCGACCGGTTGGGTCTCAGTTGGAACCAAGCAGAAGACGCACTGGACCGACTCGCCGCGGCAGGACTCGCGGTGGCCGTGCCAGACGCGCCCCACCGGATCGTCCCGGTAGACCCGCAACGCAGTTTCGGCCCGTTGCTCGCCCGGCGGCAGGCGGAGGTAGCCGCCCGACAGCAGGAACTGGCCCGGACCCAGGAGGCCGTGCTCACCCTGGTGGCCGCGTTCTCCACTCGTGAACCGCACAGCCCGCCGGCGCCGCCCCGGTTCTGTACGGGCGTCGCGGAGGTGTGCGAACAGATCGAAGCGCTGGTGCTCGCCGCACAGGCCACCGTGGTCACCGTGCTGCCGAGCCCCGCGTGGGACCTGGCGCTGACCGTACGATCCGATCCGGTCGAGCAGGCGATCGACCGGGGTGTGGCGGTCCGCGTGCTGTATCCGGACGCCGTACGTTCGGACCCGGCCGCACTCGGGCAGGCCAAGTGGCTGCTCGCGGCGGGCGGCGTCGTACGGGTGGGCGGCGCGCTCCCGCCGACGATGATCATCATCGACGGCAGGGTCGTGATCGTGCCGGCTGACGGCGAGGTGCCGACCGCGCTCGTCGTCTACAACCGGCCGCTCGCCCGGGCGTTGGCCACGCTGTTCGACGTGGCGTGGCAGGACGCGTACCCCGTGCAGGCGGCTCCGGCACCGGACCCGTCGACCGGGCTCAGCAACGCCGAGCGCTGCCTGCTCCGGTTGCTGGGCAAGGGCATGACCGACGCCTCGGCGGCCCGGCAGCTCGGGGTGTCGTTGCGTACGGTGCGCCGGATGATGGCCGAGATCATGGCCAGACTCGGCGCGCGCAGTCGCTTCGAGGCGGGGATCCGGGCAGCCGAACGTGGCTGGATCGGCTCCGCGCCGCGGCCGTTGCCGCACCAACCCGCTGCCCATGCGGTGTCGAGCCGCCCTCGCCAAGCGGTCACTCCGGTGATCATGAGCAGCTAG
- a CDS encoding phosphotransferase enzyme family protein, translated as MQNPLVDMAEWPGLELLDPLTGGHRNPVFLARYRGRSVVVRQSGRPIPTLEWELDLLEHLDSNGVRVPRIVPAADGRRFVGPVLVQEFLPGGPPRTEADWRNVLAVLRDVHALGVGWTQRPGFASARSLLIESVGGDVDLGAMPSDAAALVQAAWLPVLDGALETVVHGDPGGGNVLVAEDGSVGLIDWDEARVDVPAFDLAGPYLELTDLGVRDEAWRDAMVAGLAWEAATCWRAEPVYARRRLAELRTALKSQ; from the coding sequence ATGCAGAATCCCCTTGTGGACATGGCCGAATGGCCGGGTCTGGAGCTGCTGGACCCCTTGACCGGCGGGCATCGCAACCCGGTCTTCCTCGCGCGGTACCGAGGCCGCTCCGTTGTCGTGCGGCAGTCGGGACGACCGATTCCCACGTTGGAATGGGAATTGGACCTCTTGGAGCACCTCGACTCGAACGGCGTTCGGGTGCCGCGGATCGTTCCGGCGGCCGATGGGCGCCGGTTCGTCGGGCCGGTCTTGGTGCAGGAGTTCCTGCCGGGCGGCCCGCCGCGTACGGAGGCCGACTGGCGGAACGTGCTCGCGGTGCTCCGCGACGTTCACGCGCTCGGGGTCGGCTGGACGCAGCGGCCGGGGTTCGCCTCGGCGCGGTCGCTGCTGATCGAGTCGGTGGGCGGCGACGTCGATCTCGGCGCGATGCCCTCCGACGCGGCGGCGCTCGTGCAGGCGGCGTGGCTCCCGGTCCTCGACGGCGCGCTCGAGACCGTCGTGCACGGCGACCCCGGCGGCGGCAACGTGCTGGTGGCCGAGGACGGCAGCGTCGGGCTCATCGACTGGGACGAGGCGCGCGTGGACGTGCCGGCGTTCGACCTGGCCGGTCCGTACCTCGAGCTCACCGACCTCGGCGTACGCGACGAAGCCTGGCGCGACGCGATGGTCGCCGGCCTCGCGTGGGAGGCCGCGACCTGTTGGCGCGCCGAACCTGTGTACGCACGACGACGGCTCGCCGAGCTACGCACCGCGCTGAAGTCACAGTGA
- a CDS encoding GreA/GreB family elongation factor: protein MRRAELLAEQGSETGGDLVDQAGVAAQQIEIESIDRRLSRIRDLLSATTIATAIDKDTVGLGTKVTLRFDDGSTETYQVGLIEEQDDEVVALTPTSPLGQALIGQRKGGQITYAAPAGQLTVEIVGVAAA from the coding sequence GTGCGTCGCGCCGAGCTGCTCGCCGAGCAGGGCTCCGAGACAGGCGGCGATCTCGTCGACCAAGCAGGGGTCGCAGCACAGCAGATCGAGATCGAGTCGATCGACCGCAGGCTCTCCCGCATCCGGGACCTGCTGTCCGCCACGACGATCGCTACGGCGATCGACAAGGACACGGTCGGGCTCGGTACGAAGGTCACGCTGCGCTTCGACGACGGAAGCACAGAGACCTACCAAGTGGGCTTGATCGAGGAGCAGGACGACGAAGTCGTCGCGCTCACTCCGACCAGCCCGCTCGGGCAGGCGTTGATCGGCCAGCGGAAGGGCGGACAGATCACGTACGCCGCTCCCGCCGGTCAGCTCACGGTCGAGATCGTCGGAGTCGCCGCGGCCTGA